One genomic window of Triplophysa rosa linkage group LG11, Trosa_1v2, whole genome shotgun sequence includes the following:
- the gpr146 gene encoding probable G-protein coupled receptor 146 — translation MPRTGPLLIQTNTVDTFGSLAMWSCMVYNETDDSVDLRLCQDFGLILSVFSLVYLIVCFPVGLCYNALLVVVNLSNKVTMTMPDVYFVNIAIAGLVLNLVAPVELLGPSFTRWPMWEYNNEIYITLLILFNISSLVIMYSTTLLSLDYYIERALPRTYMSSVYNTKHVCGFIWGGAVLTSFSSLLFYVCNHVSTKIVECTKMQNKEAADAIMMFIGYVVPAVAVLYAFVLILRIRKESTPLDQDSGRLDPSIHRLLLASVCMQFLLWTPYYMTLLVHTVAEAPASHSNRHHKITYFFLRRLAELLAFCSSFAIPLMYWQMNKNFSHKLQRLLKRLHCGDQSCPHERSAVQQVVT, via the exons ATGCCAAGAACTGGTCCTCTG CTGATTCAGACAAACACAGTGGACACTTTTGGAAGTCTAGCAATGTGGAGCTGCATGGTTTACAATGAGACAGACGACAGCGTGGACCTCCGGCTCTGCCAGGACTTTGGACTCATCCTGTCAGTCTTCTCTCTGGTGTACCTCATCGTCTGTTTTCCAGTGGGGCTTTGCTACAATGCCTTGCTGGTGGTGGTCAACCTTTCCAACAAGGTCACCATGACCATGCCCGACGTCTACTTTGTAAACATAGCCATCGCTGGCCTGGTGCTCAACCTGGTGGCTCCGGTGGAGCTGCTGGGTCCCAGTTTTACGCGCTGGCCCATGTGGGAGTACAACAACGAGATCTACATCACCCTCCTGATCCTCTTTAACATTTCTTCCCTGGTCATCATGTACTCCACCACCTTGCTCAGTCTGGACTACTACATCGAGCGGGCTCTTCCACGCACCTACATGTCCAGCGTGTACAACACCAAGCACGTCTGCGGCTTCATCTGGGGTGGTGCTGTGCTCACCAGCTTCTCTTCGCTGCTGTTCTACGTGTGCAACCACGTCTCCACCAAGATCGTCGAGTGCACCAAGATGCAGAACAAGGAAGCGGCCGACGCCATCATGATGTTTATCGGGTACGTGGTGCCGGCGGTGGCTGTGCTTTATGCGTTCGTGCTGATCCTCCGCATCAGGAAGGAGTCCACCCCTTTAGACCAGGACTCTGGGCGGCTCGATCCCTCGATCCACAGGCTGCTGCTGGCCTCCGTGTGCATGCAGTTTCTGCTGTGGACTCCATATTACATGACCTTACTGGTGCACACGGTGGCCGAGGCTCCTGCGAGTCATTCAAACAGGCACCATAAAATCACGTACTTCTTTCTGAGACGTTTAGCCGAACTGCTAGCGTTCTGTAGCAGCTTTGCTATTCCCCTCATGTACTGGCAAATGAACAAGAACTTCTCCCATAAACTCCAGCGGCttctgaagaggctgcattgcGGGGACCAGTCATGTCCCCACGAACGGTCTGCAGTCCAGCAGGTGGTCACATGA
- the gper1 gene encoding G-protein coupled estrogen receptor 1, protein MEEQTTAVIQIYMNGTESLNASYDFNITDVKESTYEFYFIGLFLSCLYTIFLFPIGFIGNILILVVNLNHREKMTIPDLYFVNLAVADLILVADSLIEVFNLNEKYYDYAVLCTFMSLFLQVNMYSSIFFLTWMSFDRYVALASSVSTSPLRTMQHAKLSCGLIWMASILATLLPFTIVQTQHTGEVHFCFANVFEIQWLEVTIGFLVPFSIIGLCYSLIVRILMNAQKHRGLWPRRQKALRMIVVVVLVFFICWLPENVFISIQLLQGTADPSKRSETTLWHDYPLTGHIVNLAAFSNSCLNPIIYSFLGETFRDKLRLFIKRKASWSVVYRFCNHTLDLHIPVRSESEV, encoded by the coding sequence ATGGAAGAGCAGACTACCGCTGTGATTCAGATTTACATGAATGGCACTGAGAGTCTGAATGCTTCTTATGACTTCAACATCACTGATGTCAAAGAAAGCACCTATGAGTTCTACTTCATCGGACTGTTTCTCTCCTGCCTTTACACCATTTTCCTCTTCCCCATCGGCTTCATCGGTAACATCCTCATTCTGGTGGTCAACCTCAACCACCGTGAGAAGATGACCATCCCTGATCTCTACTTTGTGAACCTGGCGGTGGCAGACCTCATTCTAGTGGCTGACTCGCTCATCGAGGTCTTCAACCTCAACGAGAAGTACTACGACTACGCCGTGCTGTGCACCTTTATGTCGCTTTTCCTCCAGGTGAACATGTACAGCAGCATCTTCTTCCTGACGTGGATGAGTTTCGATCGCTATGTGGCCCTCGCCAGTTCTGTGAGCACCAGTCCGTTGCGAACCATGCAGCACGCCAAGCTCAGCTGCGGCCTCATCTGGATGGCGTCCATCTTGGCGACTCTCCTTCCTTTCACCATCGTACAGACGCAGCACACCGGCGAGGTGCACTTCTGCTTCGCCAACGTCTTCGAGATCCAGTGGCTGGAGGTGACGATCGGATTCCTGGTGCCCTTCTCCATCATCGGCTTGTGTTACTCGCTGATCGTTCGCATCCTCATGAACGCTCAGAAGCACAGGGGGCTCTGGCCTCGCCGGCAGAAGGCCCTGCGCATGATCGTGGTGGTGGTGCTAGTTTTCTTCATCTGTTGGCTCCCAGAGAACGTCTTCATCAGCATCCAGTTGCTCCAAGGCACGGCCGACCCTTCGAAGCGTAGCGAGACCACGCTGTGGCACGATTACCCGTTGACCGGACACATCGTCAATCTGGCCGCCTTTTCAAACAGCTGCCTGAACCCGATCATTTACAGCTTCCTTGGAGAGACGTTCAGGGACAAGCTGCGACTCTTTATCAAGAGGAAGGCCAGTTGGTCAGTAGTCTATCGCTTTTGCAATCACACCTTAGACTTGCACATTCCCGTCAGGAGCGAATCAGAAGTGTAG
- the h3f3a gene encoding H3 histone, family 3A encodes MARTKQTARKSTGGKAPRKQLATKAARKSAPSTGGVKKPHRYRPGTVALREIRRYQKSTELLIRKLPFQRLVREIAQDFKTDLRFQSAAIGALQEASEAYLVGLFEDTNLCAIHAKRVTIMPKDIQLARRIRGERA; translated from the exons ATGGCTCGTACCAAGCAGACCGCGCGTAAATCCACTGGAGGTAAGGCGCCAAGGAAACAGCTGGCGACCAAAGCCGCAAGAAAGAGCGCGCCCTCTACTGGCGGTGTAAAGAAGCCCCATAGATACAG gCCTGGAACTGTTGCTCTGAGAGAGATTCGTCGTTATCAGAAGTCAACAGAGTTGCTCATCCGCAAGTTGCCCTTCCAGCGTTTGGTGAGGGAAATCGCACAAGACTTCAAAACTGACCTGCGTTTCCAGAGTGCAGCTATTGGTGCACTACAG gaAGCAAGTGAGGCTTACCTTGTAGGTCTGTTTGAAGACACAAACTTGTGTGCCATCCACGCCAAGAGAGTCACAATCATGCCCAAGGACATCCAGCTGGCACGGCGAATCAGAGGAGAGCGGGCATAA